One Luteolibacter arcticus DNA segment encodes these proteins:
- a CDS encoding FAD-dependent oxidoreductase has translation MTADVLVLGAGSAGLAAAVTAARAGARVILVERYGFAGGMGTASLVHTFCGLYLLGDGAPVIANAGFPSEMAERMLRATGESGPVKMGRVWVLRQHPVEFVRIADELLRESGVEVLFHTEALDAAHEGDSWVVDAMCRGQRRELWAKALIDASGDAVLADLLGAGSEMTESSRLQRPAYVFGVQGAAGGEEGLALAGRIVDGVRRGLLSKETLGLHFRASGRAGEIFGTIDLSGAEEGDYNPLDVACLSRLEVTGRSVAAAAVDFLRKEAAGWGGACISQWPVRAGVRESRRWKGRHVLTEVEVLGGVRHEDDIALATWPLEFRETNRGPKLRYPENDQAAGIPLGCLMPEALDGVFVAGRCISCDHGAQASVRVMGTCFATGQAAGLAAALVAKGETDGLAQAIRRQFPFGV, from the coding sequence ATGACTGCCGATGTGCTGGTGCTTGGGGCAGGCAGCGCCGGATTGGCGGCGGCTGTCACGGCGGCGCGTGCGGGAGCGCGGGTGATTTTGGTGGAACGATATGGCTTCGCCGGCGGGATGGGGACGGCGTCGCTGGTTCACACGTTTTGCGGGCTCTATCTGTTAGGAGACGGCGCGCCGGTGATCGCGAACGCTGGATTTCCCTCAGAGATGGCGGAGCGGATGCTACGGGCGACCGGCGAGAGCGGCCCGGTGAAAATGGGCCGTGTGTGGGTGCTGCGGCAGCACCCGGTCGAGTTTGTGAGGATCGCCGATGAACTGCTGCGCGAAAGCGGTGTGGAGGTGCTTTTCCATACCGAGGCGCTTGATGCGGCACACGAGGGTGATTCTTGGGTCGTGGATGCGATGTGCCGCGGGCAACGCCGTGAGTTGTGGGCGAAGGCTCTGATCGATGCATCGGGCGATGCGGTGCTGGCGGATTTGCTGGGTGCGGGGTCGGAAATGACCGAGTCGTCCCGCCTGCAGCGACCGGCCTACGTTTTCGGCGTGCAGGGCGCGGCCGGCGGAGAGGAAGGGCTGGCGCTGGCAGGGCGGATCGTCGATGGCGTGCGGCGCGGGTTGCTCTCGAAGGAGACTCTCGGGCTGCATTTCAGGGCCAGCGGCCGGGCGGGGGAGATTTTCGGGACCATCGACCTGAGTGGTGCCGAGGAGGGTGACTATAATCCTTTGGATGTTGCCTGCCTGTCGCGGTTGGAAGTTACCGGCCGGAGTGTGGCGGCGGCGGCGGTGGATTTTCTGCGGAAGGAAGCGGCGGGCTGGGGAGGCGCCTGTATTTCCCAGTGGCCGGTCCGTGCGGGGGTTCGAGAGAGCCGTCGCTGGAAAGGGCGGCACGTGCTGACCGAGGTGGAGGTGCTCGGCGGCGTGCGGCACGAGGATGACATTGCGCTGGCGACCTGGCCGCTGGAGTTCCGCGAGACGAACCGGGGGCCGAAGTTGCGGTATCCGGAGAATGACCAGGCGGCCGGCATTCCGCTTGGGTGCCTGATGCCGGAAGCGCTGGATGGGGTGTTCGTCGCAGGTCGCTGCATTTCGTGCGACCACGGGGCGCAGGCCTCGGTGCGGGTGATGGGCACTTGCTTCGCCACCGGCCAAGCGGCGGGGCTGGCGGCGGCGCTCGTGGCGAAAGGCGAGACGGACGGTCTCGCGCAAGCGATCCGGCGGCAGTTTCCGTTCGGGGTTTGA
- a CDS encoding glycosyltransferase, whose product MRCLWITRQDPRPADSGELIYTLGLLTSLAARPGLEITVLAHHGKKDGIGGPAVIWELHGTIPSGRLRSLGSTLPGDAFRLGNPVQRAELTRLLEKQWDWIIIDQAACAWALDQVGNDRRVAYLAHNHETSVRRQVASDGSGSFPMRMALKWDSAKYGRMESALCRRAILISAITPRDAGAFRSENPGKPVCILPPGYTGEIPDGPPRPITAETPRTVVLAGAFEWLAKRRNLESFLRAATGPFQQAKIGFQVVGKADPEWFAALAREHPWATFTANVPSVTPYLDQARIGLIPEALGGGFKLKALDYIFRGLPLASVEAALSGVPVDPATEAIAAPDPESLARAVAEKIDDLAFLNYAASRALAACRHAFRWEDRGDLLGRALENPDAFRA is encoded by the coding sequence ATGCGCTGCCTCTGGATCACCCGGCAAGACCCCCGCCCCGCTGACAGCGGCGAGCTGATCTACACCCTCGGCCTGCTGACGTCGCTGGCCGCCCGGCCCGGCCTGGAGATCACCGTGCTCGCGCATCATGGAAAAAAAGATGGCATCGGTGGCCCCGCAGTCATTTGGGAACTCCATGGCACCATCCCGAGCGGACGGCTTCGCAGCCTCGGCTCCACTTTGCCCGGTGATGCCTTCCGCCTCGGCAATCCCGTCCAGCGTGCCGAGCTGACACGCCTGTTAGAAAAACAGTGGGACTGGATCATCATCGACCAAGCCGCCTGTGCCTGGGCGCTCGACCAAGTCGGCAATGACCGCCGGGTGGCCTACCTTGCGCACAATCATGAGACCTCGGTCCGGCGTCAGGTCGCGTCCGATGGCAGCGGCTCCTTCCCCATGAGGATGGCCCTCAAATGGGACTCCGCCAAATACGGCCGCATGGAAAGCGCTCTCTGCCGGCGCGCCATCCTCATTTCCGCAATCACCCCTCGCGATGCCGGGGCCTTCCGCAGCGAAAACCCCGGCAAGCCGGTCTGCATCCTGCCACCGGGCTACACTGGCGAAATTCCCGATGGCCCGCCGCGCCCGATCACGGCCGAAACCCCACGCACCGTGGTGCTCGCAGGTGCCTTCGAGTGGCTCGCCAAGCGCCGCAACCTCGAATCCTTCCTCCGCGCCGCGACGGGTCCGTTCCAGCAAGCCAAGATCGGCTTCCAGGTCGTCGGGAAGGCCGACCCCGAGTGGTTTGCAGCGCTCGCCCGCGAGCACCCGTGGGCAACCTTCACGGCCAATGTGCCATCGGTCACCCCCTACCTCGACCAAGCCCGCATCGGCTTGATCCCCGAGGCGCTCGGCGGCGGCTTCAAGCTCAAGGCGCTCGACTACATCTTCCGCGGTCTGCCGCTCGCCTCGGTCGAGGCGGCGCTCAGCGGCGTGCCGGTCGACCCCGCCACCGAGGCCATCGCCGCGCCCGATCCCGAGTCGCTCGCCCGGGCGGTAGCGGAGAAGATCGACGATCTCGCCTTCCTCAATTACGCCGCCAGCCGCGCCCTCGCAGCCTGCCGCCACGCCTTCCGTTGGGAAGACCGCGGCGATCTGTTAGGCCGGGCCTTGGAAAACCCCGACGCCTTCCGCGCATGA
- a CDS encoding acyl carrier protein, protein MNQTPTADEVMAMLRDEGLVDLAPDFPANGDLFTAGMDSMAVMQLIVVAEERFGAVIGPEDAGRESLGTPAALAELIGRKRA, encoded by the coding sequence ATGAATCAAACGCCGACGGCGGACGAGGTGATGGCAATGCTGCGCGATGAGGGACTAGTCGATCTGGCGCCGGACTTTCCGGCGAATGGAGACCTGTTTACTGCGGGCATGGACTCGATGGCGGTGATGCAGCTCATCGTGGTGGCGGAGGAGCGCTTCGGCGCGGTCATCGGCCCCGAAGATGCGGGTCGGGAGAGCCTCGGCACCCCCGCGGCGCTGGCGGAATTGATCGGGAGGAAGCGGGCATGA
- a CDS encoding hydantoinase B/oxoprolinase family protein has protein sequence MQWRIRVDTGGTFTDAWALGPDGAERRAKILSDGTLRCRLVSQEDGWWITDSELSLSDGTLAGWAGRDVIVLDSRDGARCLKLGGTTTDLVAGGILELSCGDEAPVAAARLLTGTPARKPLPPVDFRVATTRGTNALLERKGAPVLFVVTRGFGDLLEIRDQRRELLFSLDQPRRQPLASAVCECGGRLDASGAEIEPLDPEELREQVRSLRAQGLETAAVALIHAWANPDHERRVGEMLREEGFSHVCLSSEVAPMIRLLPRAETAVMDAYLAPVMERFVRRVAGPLGAEPWLMTSAGGLVPAGDFRPKDSLLSGPAGGLVGAAELARRAGFPKVLTFDMGGTSTDVARIDGPFTWRQEQEIGSARVFAPALKIETVAAGGGSICQWRNGRLEVGPESAGANPGPACYGRGGPLTLTDVNLLLDLMDPAKAGIPLDRAAAEVRLQQLLADLRDAGEETTADHLLSGLRDIAVETMAEAIRGVSVREGCDPRDFALLAFGGAGPQHACAVADRLGVSRVLIPADAGLLSAWGLERARRQEQRVKQVLKPLEGRASLASEWEALAARVTIPEAAYRWIADLRLTGQDSSLTVESSSADVSTAELIEAFAAEYQKLYGYPPPLGRPVELVALRVVAEEKGDEAISESFSEERAPGPILLQDRFSTCFIPVGWTMRRGTRGTLLLEKSAADDLPSSIHHLPSAVSAGLFRSRFEGIVTAMGEMLRRTALSTNVKERLDYSCALLDAAGHLVASAPHVPVHLGALGVCVREVLRVLDPGPGDVVITNHPGFGGSHLPDVTLIAPVFDRDGKRIGFVANRAHHAEIGGKAPGSMPADARFLAEEGVVIAPRLLVQGGVPRFPEIETLLRDAPWPSRRISDNLADLEAQLASIHHGVGALEELASANGGDIVRDELRGIIDRSAVLMAARLQGLTLDRTVSSSFDDGTPLQLRMIVEVGKLVLDFTGTGGVHPRNLNATPAIVRSAVLFALRLWLGEDVPLNEGLLEAVETVIPPGILSPEFGDDPARAPAVVGGNVETSQRLTDLLLEALDLAANGPGTMNNFLFGDERFGYYETLAGGSGAGPHHHGSSGRHVHMTNTAITDPEVMEHRFPVRLWKYEIRRSSGGAGKHHGGDGVTREVEFLKPLVVSFLTERRLAGPRGLHGGSGGSPGKQVRVHPGGRRETLPGAVTYQAEAGERVVIETPGGGGYGAI, from the coding sequence ATGCAGTGGCGCATCCGAGTGGATACCGGCGGGACCTTCACCGATGCCTGGGCGCTCGGTCCGGATGGGGCCGAACGGCGGGCGAAGATCCTTTCCGACGGAACCCTTCGTTGCCGGCTCGTGTCTCAAGAAGATGGCTGGTGGATCACCGATTCGGAACTATCCCTGAGCGATGGCACGCTTGCCGGGTGGGCGGGAAGAGATGTCATCGTGCTCGACAGCCGCGATGGCGCGCGTTGCCTGAAGCTCGGAGGAACTACCACGGATCTCGTAGCTGGTGGCATCCTTGAACTCTCTTGTGGCGACGAGGCCCCGGTCGCTGCGGCGAGGCTTCTCACCGGCACGCCGGCGAGGAAACCGTTACCGCCGGTGGATTTCCGTGTGGCGACTACCCGTGGGACGAATGCCTTGTTAGAGCGGAAGGGCGCGCCGGTGCTGTTCGTTGTTACCCGCGGCTTCGGTGATTTGTTAGAGATCCGTGACCAGCGGCGCGAGTTGCTCTTCTCGCTGGACCAACCGAGACGCCAGCCGCTTGCCAGTGCGGTCTGCGAGTGTGGGGGACGGCTGGATGCCTCGGGCGCGGAGATCGAGCCGCTGGATCCGGAGGAGCTTCGTGAGCAGGTGAGATCCTTGCGGGCACAGGGGCTTGAGACTGCTGCCGTCGCGCTGATTCATGCGTGGGCGAATCCCGACCATGAGCGCCGGGTCGGGGAAATGCTGCGTGAGGAAGGATTCTCCCACGTCTGTCTGTCCTCAGAGGTCGCGCCGATGATCCGCCTGTTGCCCCGGGCGGAAACCGCGGTGATGGATGCTTACCTCGCGCCGGTGATGGAGCGGTTTGTCCGCCGCGTGGCGGGACCGCTGGGAGCGGAGCCGTGGCTGATGACGAGTGCCGGCGGCTTGGTGCCCGCTGGCGATTTCCGACCGAAGGATTCGCTGCTGTCGGGTCCGGCGGGCGGTCTCGTCGGTGCTGCCGAACTCGCACGGAGGGCCGGCTTTCCGAAAGTCCTCACCTTCGACATGGGCGGCACCAGCACGGATGTCGCGCGCATTGACGGGCCCTTCACGTGGCGGCAGGAGCAGGAGATCGGTTCCGCGCGGGTGTTCGCACCGGCCTTGAAGATCGAGACCGTGGCTGCCGGCGGCGGCTCGATCTGCCAGTGGCGGAACGGTCGCCTCGAGGTCGGACCCGAAAGCGCCGGTGCCAATCCCGGGCCAGCGTGCTACGGCCGTGGCGGGCCACTGACGCTGACGGATGTGAACCTGCTGTTAGATCTGATGGACCCGGCCAAGGCTGGCATTCCGCTGGACCGCGCGGCGGCCGAGGTGCGTCTCCAACAGCTCCTCGCCGACCTCCGCGATGCGGGTGAGGAAACGACGGCCGATCACCTGCTTTCCGGCCTGCGCGACATCGCCGTGGAAACCATGGCCGAAGCGATCCGCGGTGTCAGCGTGCGCGAAGGTTGCGATCCCCGGGACTTTGCTTTGCTCGCGTTCGGCGGAGCCGGGCCGCAGCACGCCTGCGCGGTCGCGGATCGCCTCGGTGTTTCCCGTGTGCTCATTCCAGCGGACGCCGGGTTGCTCAGCGCCTGGGGTCTTGAGCGGGCCCGCCGGCAGGAGCAGCGGGTGAAGCAGGTTTTGAAGCCGTTGGAAGGCAGGGCGTCTCTCGCGTCCGAATGGGAGGCGCTGGCCGCCAGGGTCACGATTCCCGAGGCGGCGTATCGATGGATCGCCGACCTCCGGCTCACGGGGCAAGATAGCTCTCTCACCGTCGAATCGTCCTCCGCCGATGTTTCGACCGCAGAACTTATCGAGGCCTTTGCCGCCGAGTATCAGAAGCTCTACGGCTATCCGCCGCCTTTGGGTCGCCCGGTGGAGCTTGTTGCTCTGCGCGTGGTCGCCGAGGAAAAAGGCGATGAGGCCATTTCGGAGAGCTTTTCCGAAGAGAGGGCTCCGGGGCCGATCCTGCTTCAGGATCGCTTCTCCACTTGCTTCATCCCCGTAGGCTGGACGATGCGGCGTGGCACACGGGGGACGTTGCTGTTAGAAAAATCGGCGGCCGACGATCTCCCATCTTCCATCCACCATCTTCCCTCCGCGGTTTCCGCCGGTCTCTTCCGCAGCCGCTTCGAAGGAATCGTCACCGCGATGGGGGAGATGCTCCGGCGCACGGCACTTTCCACCAACGTCAAGGAGCGGCTCGACTACTCCTGTGCGCTGCTGGATGCCGCCGGCCATCTCGTTGCCAGTGCACCGCACGTGCCGGTTCATCTCGGGGCGCTTGGCGTATGTGTCCGCGAGGTTCTGCGCGTGCTCGATCCGGGGCCCGGCGATGTGGTCATCACGAATCATCCCGGCTTCGGTGGTTCGCATTTGCCGGATGTCACGCTCATCGCTCCGGTCTTCGACCGGGACGGAAAGCGGATCGGCTTTGTCGCGAACCGCGCCCATCACGCGGAGATCGGCGGCAAGGCCCCGGGCTCAATGCCGGCGGATGCACGCTTCCTCGCCGAGGAAGGCGTCGTGATTGCGCCTCGGCTGTTGGTCCAAGGCGGAGTGCCTCGATTCCCGGAGATCGAGACGCTGCTGCGCGACGCTCCGTGGCCATCGCGTCGCATCTCCGACAATCTCGCCGACCTCGAAGCGCAGCTCGCCTCGATCCACCACGGGGTGGGCGCGTTGGAGGAACTCGCCTCGGCAAACGGGGGAGACATCGTGCGCGATGAGCTGCGGGGCATCATTGATCGATCCGCCGTCCTGATGGCAGCGCGCTTGCAAGGGCTCACGCTCGACCGAACGGTGTCCTCTTCTTTTGACGATGGCACTCCGCTACAACTCCGCATGATCGTAGAAGTTGGTAAGCTGGTCCTCGACTTCACCGGCACCGGAGGCGTGCATCCGCGCAATCTGAATGCCACGCCTGCCATCGTCCGCAGCGCGGTGCTGTTCGCGTTGCGGCTGTGGCTGGGTGAAGACGTGCCGCTCAACGAGGGCCTGCTCGAAGCGGTCGAGACGGTGATCCCGCCGGGCATCTTGTCTCCGGAGTTCGGCGATGATCCGGCGCGGGCACCCGCCGTGGTCGGCGGCAATGTCGAGACCAGCCAACGGCTCACCGACCTTTTGTTAGAGGCGCTGGATCTGGCTGCAAACGGCCCCGGAACGATGAACAACTTCCTCTTCGGCGATGAACGCTTCGGCTACTACGAAACCCTGGCGGGCGGCTCCGGCGCGGGGCCGCATCACCACGGCAGTTCCGGTCGCCACGTTCACATGACGAACACCGCGATCACCGATCCGGAGGTGATGGAACACCGCTTTCCCGTGCGGCTTTGGAAGTACGAGATTCGCCGTAGCTCAGGCGGTGCCGGAAAGCACCACGGCGGGGATGGCGTGACCCGCGAGGTGGAATTCCTCAAGCCGCTGGTTGTCTCCTTTCTCACCGAGCGTCGCTTGGCTGGGCCGCGCGGACTTCACGGCGGAAGCGGCGGTTCACCGGGGAAGCAGGTCCGTGTGCATCCCGGTGGTCGCCGCGAAACTTTGCCGGGGGCGGTGACCTACCAGGCCGAGGCCGGCGAGCGCGTCGTCATCGAGACGCCGGGCGGTGGTGGCTACGGAGCGATCTGA
- a CDS encoding glycosyltransferase, which yields MTSDPPPKTVALVDPLWIGHHPMYFSQFTATFLRLGTFVIGLCPEPGEAFSAARTASISAVADFDRRVSTHKLQGGKKSWFGGRFEGDPMRTYQRWKRCADTLFEAEQATGRKADLVFFPYLDSYLRFLPFPTVPHLTIDRPWSGLYLRNHHHGESASPVKSLRLLAKGDAIIRSSLCRGIGVLDERFIDPMERYTGQDVHAFPDVTDASLPSRPYALSEEIRHKAAGRKIIGLLGMERRKGLLNLLRVAEKARELRLPWYFACAGHYERPEYSDEEHALVERTARGVASGEIDNLHFTLPGGRIPAEEDFNDVFRTFDVAWAAYEGFQGSSGTLGKAAAFDIPCLASEGECIGHRVEGYRTGLTIPEGNSERALEALRRILDGRDWDDRPLQSDFARFRADHGVLRLESLLGGILNRL from the coding sequence ATGACTTCCGATCCGCCGCCGAAGACCGTCGCCCTGGTCGATCCGCTCTGGATCGGCCACCATCCGATGTACTTTTCGCAATTCACCGCGACCTTCCTTCGGCTGGGCACCTTCGTCATCGGCCTCTGCCCGGAACCCGGCGAGGCCTTCTCCGCCGCACGCACCGCCTCGATCAGTGCGGTGGCGGACTTCGACCGCCGCGTCTCCACCCACAAGCTGCAGGGCGGGAAAAAAAGCTGGTTTGGTGGCCGCTTCGAGGGTGACCCGATGCGCACCTACCAACGCTGGAAACGCTGCGCCGACACGTTGTTCGAAGCCGAGCAGGCGACCGGCCGCAAGGCGGACCTCGTATTCTTCCCCTACCTCGACAGCTACCTGCGCTTCCTGCCCTTTCCGACGGTGCCGCACCTGACGATTGACCGCCCTTGGAGCGGTCTCTACCTGCGCAATCACCACCATGGCGAAAGCGCCTCGCCGGTGAAGTCGCTGCGCCTGCTCGCAAAGGGCGACGCCATCATCCGCAGCTCGCTGTGCCGTGGCATCGGCGTGCTCGACGAGCGTTTCATCGACCCGATGGAGCGCTACACCGGCCAGGACGTGCATGCCTTCCCCGACGTCACCGATGCCTCGCTGCCAAGCCGCCCCTACGCACTCTCCGAAGAAATCCGCCACAAGGCCGCCGGGCGCAAGATCATCGGCCTGCTCGGCATGGAGCGCCGCAAGGGCCTTCTCAATCTCCTGCGCGTCGCCGAAAAGGCCCGCGAACTACGACTCCCGTGGTACTTTGCCTGTGCCGGCCACTACGAGCGGCCGGAGTATTCCGACGAGGAACACGCGCTGGTCGAGCGAACCGCCCGCGGCGTCGCCAGCGGTGAAATCGACAATCTCCACTTCACCCTGCCCGGCGGCCGCATTCCTGCGGAAGAGGATTTCAATGACGTCTTCCGCACCTTCGACGTCGCGTGGGCGGCCTACGAGGGTTTTCAGGGTAGCAGCGGAACGCTCGGCAAGGCCGCGGCTTTCGACATTCCCTGCCTGGCATCCGAGGGTGAGTGCATCGGCCACCGCGTGGAAGGCTATCGTACCGGCCTGACCATCCCCGAAGGCAACAGCGAGCGGGCACTGGAAGCGCTCCGCCGCATCCTCGACGGGCGCGATTGGGACGACCGCCCCTTGCAGAGCGACTTCGCCCGTTTCCGCGCCGATCATGGCGTGCTTCGGCTTGAGTCGCTACTGGGTGGAATCCTCAATCGCCTTTGA
- a CDS encoding MBL fold metallo-hydrolase translates to MFADLLRVRTPLVNFHVLKDESGLVLLDAGFLGASRSLRRALAERGWENEPVRGILLTHGHLDHSLNVARLAKETGAWIAAPRLDGGRYLGRTRSLGWSRIAGALEGIGRPLLGFRPFVPDRWIDDGDELELWGGLRAVHLPGHTEGHTGYYCASRKLLFCGDLFASFSRWSHFPPAILNAEPERMAESIHKALSLDLAGVIPNHADDAEAEEHLRRLRILAGRLKGD, encoded by the coding sequence GTGTTTGCCGATCTTCTGCGCGTCCGGACGCCGCTCGTGAACTTTCACGTGCTGAAGGACGAGTCTGGTTTAGTGCTGCTCGATGCTGGGTTCTTGGGAGCGAGTCGTAGCCTGCGCCGGGCCTTGGCTGAACGCGGCTGGGAAAACGAACCGGTCCGCGGCATCCTGCTCACCCACGGGCACCTCGATCACAGCCTGAATGTCGCTCGCTTGGCGAAGGAAACCGGGGCGTGGATTGCGGCTCCGCGATTGGACGGTGGCCGTTATCTTGGCCGGACGAGATCCCTCGGCTGGTCGCGGATTGCGGGTGCTTTGGAGGGGATTGGCCGCCCGTTGCTGGGATTCCGGCCGTTTGTTCCGGACCGCTGGATCGATGACGGGGATGAGCTCGAGCTATGGGGTGGCTTGCGGGCCGTGCATTTGCCGGGGCACACCGAGGGGCACACCGGCTACTACTGTGCGTCACGCAAGCTGCTGTTCTGCGGTGACCTTTTCGCCAGCTTCAGCCGGTGGTCTCATTTTCCACCGGCCATCCTGAATGCGGAGCCCGAGAGAATGGCGGAGAGCATTCACAAGGCACTTTCGCTCGATTTGGCCGGAGTCATCCCCAATCACGCGGACGATGCGGAAGCGGAGGAGCACTTGCGACGTTTGCGGATTCTCGCCGGTCGCCTCAAAGGCGATTGA
- a CDS encoding glycosyltransferase family 4 protein, whose translation MKILVHDYAGHAFPTSLSRALAARGHQVVHAFAGSLQTPRGDLQRHPADAPTLEFREIPMDPDYPRFKYSFRRRRDMEIRYGKAAAEFVREWKPDAVLSGNTPTETQEPITRATVEVGGRFYYWVQDFYSLAVDKLLRKKIPVAGGFIGAWYRLLDSRQFKRSSGIVAITADFTPILAGEFGVDPDRVSVVPNWAVIEEIPVHPKDNAWSRRHDLHDKFVYLYSGTIGMKHNPAMLLELAKKFKDDDSVRIVIVSEGIGADWLRRESAAAGLTNLLLLPYQPFAELPQVLASGDVLVGILEEEAGVFSVPSKTLSYLCAARPLLLAVSKQNLAARITREHGAGITVEPKDMEGFLAAASFLHASPEECKEFGRKARAYAEATFPIEKTATTFEKILTAKP comes from the coding sequence ATGAAAATCCTGGTCCACGATTACGCCGGCCACGCCTTTCCGACGTCTCTGAGCCGAGCGCTCGCGGCGCGAGGGCACCAAGTGGTTCACGCCTTTGCCGGCTCACTGCAGACGCCGCGCGGCGATTTGCAGCGGCATCCCGCGGATGCTCCGACGCTGGAATTCCGCGAGATCCCGATGGATCCGGATTACCCGCGGTTCAAATATTCGTTCCGGCGTCGCCGCGACATGGAGATCCGCTACGGCAAGGCCGCCGCGGAATTCGTGCGCGAATGGAAGCCCGACGCCGTCCTCTCCGGCAACACCCCGACCGAGACCCAGGAGCCCATCACCCGCGCCACCGTCGAAGTGGGCGGTCGCTTCTATTACTGGGTCCAGGATTTCTATAGCCTGGCAGTCGACAAGCTCCTGCGGAAGAAGATCCCGGTCGCCGGTGGCTTCATTGGCGCTTGGTATCGTCTGCTTGATTCGCGGCAGTTCAAGCGCAGCAGCGGCATCGTCGCAATCACCGCCGACTTCACTCCCATCCTTGCGGGTGAATTCGGCGTCGATCCCGACCGCGTCTCGGTGGTTCCCAACTGGGCGGTCATCGAGGAGATCCCCGTCCATCCCAAGGACAACGCGTGGTCGCGCCGACATGATCTCCACGACAAGTTCGTCTACCTCTACTCCGGCACCATCGGCATGAAGCACAATCCAGCGATGTTGCTGGAGCTTGCGAAGAAATTCAAAGACGACGACTCGGTGCGCATCGTGATCGTCTCGGAAGGCATCGGTGCCGACTGGCTTCGACGCGAGTCCGCCGCCGCAGGCCTGACGAACCTACTACTCCTACCGTACCAGCCATTCGCCGAGCTGCCGCAAGTGCTGGCCAGCGGCGACGTGCTGGTGGGCATCCTGGAGGAAGAAGCCGGCGTCTTTTCCGTCCCGTCGAAGACCCTCAGCTATCTGTGCGCTGCCCGTCCGCTACTCTTGGCAGTCTCGAAGCAGAACCTGGCGGCCCGCATCACCCGCGAGCACGGTGCCGGTATCACCGTCGAGCCAAAGGACATGGAAGGCTTCCTCGCTGCCGCGAGCTTCCTCCATGCCTCGCCCGAAGAGTGCAAGGAGTTCGGACGCAAGGCCCGCGCCTACGCCGAGGCGACCTTCCCGATCGAGAAGACCGCCACGACCTTCGAGAAGATTCTAACGGCCAAGCCGTGA